From Micromonospora echinospora:
GTTCTGGTGGAACATCCCGGCCCGGTAGTCCCAGTACGTGAACGGGTGTGGCCCCTTCATCGGCGTCGGCACCACGTCCTCCAGCCCCAGGTCACGCAGCGCGGCCAGGGCGGCCCGTTCGGCCGGCGTGACGTGGGTGGAGGTGACGAACAGCGCGGGGTCCCAGACGTCGGCGTCGGTGGGCGCGACGTTGAAGTCGCCACAGACAGCCACCGGCAGGGGCCCGGCCACCTCCGGTTCCAGGGCGTCGCGCAGCGCCGCGAACCAGGCCAGCTTGTATGCGTAGTGCGGGTCGTCCGGCGTGCGGCCGTTCGGCACGTACACCGACCAGACCCGCAGCCCGTCGCAGGTGGCCGAGATGGCGCGGGCCTCGGGCTCGGGGAAGCCGGGCTCACCCGGGAAGCCGACCGCCACGTCGGCGAGCCCGACCCGGGACAGGACGGCGACGCCGTTCCACCGGCCGTCGCTGTGGCTGGCCACCTCGTAGCCCAGCTCGCCGACCTCGGCGACCGGGAACGCCCCGTCCGGGCACTTGGTCTCCTGCAGGCATACGACGTCGGGCTTCGTGGTGGCCAGCCAGTCGAGCAGCCGGGGCAGGCGGGCCTTCACCGAGTTGACGTTCCAGGTCGCCAGGCGCATGTGCCCAGCCTGCCGCATCCCCGGCCGCCTTGCCCGCCCGGTCAGCGCTCCGGGGTGTCGCCGGGACGGGTCTGCTCGGCCAGGAAGCGCTCCAGCTCGGCGCCGAGCTCGTCGGCGGTGGGCAGCGGCCCGGTCTCCCCGGCGAGCAGGCTCTTCTCGCCCCGCCCGCGGGCGAACGCGTCGTACTGCTCCTCCAGCGCCTGCACCAGCGTGGCCGCCTCCTCGGTCTGGGTGACCTGGCGGTCGATCTCGACCCGGACCGCCTCGGCGGCGGTGCGCAGGTCCTCGACCGGCAGCAGCAGGCCCGTGCTGCGGGACACGGCCGACAGCAGCGCCTCGGCGGCGGCCGGGTACTCGGCCTGGGCCACGTAGTGCGGCACGTGCGCGGCGAACCCGAGGGCGTCGCGGCCCTGCTCGCCGAGGCGGTACTCCAGGAGGTGACCGACGCTGGCCGGCACCTGCACCTTCTGCAGCCACGGCTCGTGGCCGGCGATCAGCTCCTTGCGGGTGGCGTGCGCGGTGACGCCGCTGGGCCGGGTGTGCGGCACCGCCATCGGGATCGAGTTGAGACCGACGGTGAGCCGGACGTCGAGGCGGGCGCAGAGCCCGGCGACGGCTGCTACGAAACGCTCCCACTGCAGGTCCGGCTCGGGGCCGGTGAGCAGCAGGAACGGCGTCTCGTCGTCGTCGCGCAGGACGTGCAGCTCCAGGGCCGGGCCGTCGTAGTCGGCCCAGTGGTCCTCGACGAACGTCATCACCGGGCGGCGGGAGCGGTAGTCGAAGACCTGGTCGATGTCGAAGCGGGCGATCGTCCGGGCGTCGAGCGAGGTGAGCAGCTGCTCGCGGGCGAGCCGGGTGGCGTTGCCGGCGTCGACGAAGCCGGTGAGCGCCTGGATCAGCACCGGCTGGCCGAGCTCGGGCAGCTCGTCGGTGAGTTCGTAGAGCTCGTGTGGATCGAGCACCGGTGGGGTCCTCCCTGTCGACGCGTACGGGGGAGCGCCGAACGTGCGGTCTCCCCGGTTCGGCCAACGTACCGGGGGGTGTGGTCCATTCCGTTACGGACACCTCCGATGCCCGGATGGTGATCACGATTCGGCTACGCCCCGGTCCGGCGGCGGACATCCGGATCGTCCGAACGGACGAGTTAGTCGATCATCGGGCGGGAGGGGGAGACCTGCGAGGTTCGTGCCGGCGGAGATTGGACCCGTGGCGGGCGGGCGATTCGCCCGGTTCCCGAGGTCCGTCGCCGGCTGGGTGCGGCAGGTGACGAGTGTCCGGCCCGGGCCGCACAAAGTGTGACG
This genomic window contains:
- a CDS encoding exodeoxyribonuclease III; this translates as MRLATWNVNSVKARLPRLLDWLATTKPDVVCLQETKCPDGAFPVAEVGELGYEVASHSDGRWNGVAVLSRVGLADVAVGFPGEPGFPEPEARAISATCDGLRVWSVYVPNGRTPDDPHYAYKLAWFAALRDALEPEVAGPLPVAVCGDFNVAPTDADVWDPALFVTSTHVTPAERAALAALRDLGLEDVVPTPMKGPHPFTYWDYRAGMFHQNKGMRIDLVYASAPFARAVRSAYVDREARKGKGPSDHAPVVVDADLAPAVETF
- a CDS encoding proteasome assembly chaperone family protein, producing the protein MLDPHELYELTDELPELGQPVLIQALTGFVDAGNATRLAREQLLTSLDARTIARFDIDQVFDYRSRRPVMTFVEDHWADYDGPALELHVLRDDDETPFLLLTGPEPDLQWERFVAAVAGLCARLDVRLTVGLNSIPMAVPHTRPSGVTAHATRKELIAGHEPWLQKVQVPASVGHLLEYRLGEQGRDALGFAAHVPHYVAQAEYPAAAEALLSAVSRSTGLLLPVEDLRTAAEAVRVEIDRQVTQTEEAATLVQALEEQYDAFARGRGEKSLLAGETGPLPTADELGAELERFLAEQTRPGDTPER